From the Acidobacteriota bacterium genome, one window contains:
- a CDS encoding HNH endonuclease signature motif containing protein, with the protein MTSRRISEAVVARIRATAENRCGYCLTPQRYAMQVLEIEHITPRATGGTEDEENLWLACRLCNNAKSVKTHGHDPVTGRRVRLFNPRRQKWRRHFYWSDDGVRLIGRTSCGRATVEALNLNNEIALVVRQNWVSAGWHPPRP; encoded by the coding sequence ATGACCAGCAGAAGAATCTCTGAGGCGGTGGTAGCCCGCATCCGAGCCACAGCCGAGAACCGTTGCGGATATTGTTTGACTCCTCAGCGTTACGCGATGCAGGTTCTGGAGATAGAGCACATCACTCCAAGAGCAACCGGTGGGACCGAAGACGAAGAGAACCTCTGGCTTGCGTGTCGTCTCTGCAATAACGCAAAGAGTGTGAAGACTCACGGGCACGACCCGGTAACCGGCCGACGAGTTCGACTCTTCAATCCAAGAAGGCAGAAGTGGCGCCGCCACTTCTACTGGAGTGATGACGGGGTGCGGTTGATAGGGCGTACGAGCTGCGGACGGGCAACAGTCGAGGCACTGAACCTTAACAATGAGATCGCTTTGGTCGTTAGACAGAACTGGGTCAGCGCAGGATGGCATCCACCGAGACCTTGA
- a CDS encoding DUF6364 family protein — protein MSTQLTLDLPDDTFERAAKYAAYAHRDVSEIIAAALASSLPSLDAIDQLRAISKLPDEQIVALTELRMEREADLRLSALLDRQQAGELTDLERAELAALMRAYEMGLLRQSQALAEAVRRGLRPPLVP, from the coding sequence ATGAGCACACAGTTAACTCTAGACCTACCGGACGACACCTTTGAGCGCGCCGCAAAGTACGCTGCTTACGCTCATCGCGATGTCTCCGAGATCATCGCGGCTGCGCTGGCCTCCTCTCTTCCCTCCCTGGACGCGATCGATCAGCTTCGTGCTATTTCCAAACTGCCCGACGAACAGATAGTGGCGCTGACCGAGCTGCGGATGGAACGCGAAGCCGACCTGCGGCTTAGCGCATTGCTCGATCGCCAGCAGGCCGGAGAGTTGACCGACCTTGAACGTGCCGAGCTTGCTGCGCTGATGAGAGCCTATGAGATGGGCCTGCTGCGCCAATCTCAGGCTCTGGCCGAAGCGGTGAGACGCGGGCTCAGACCGCCGCTCGTGCCATGA